The following nucleotide sequence is from Lacinutrix sp. Hel_I_90.
TTAGAGGCCTACTCTTTAACAGAGATCTTAATAGTACTAGCTATAATAGGTATATTATTAATGATGGTATTGCCTAATCAAACGTCAGTTGTGGCACAAGCCAGAAGTATAGAAGCTCAAAAAATGCTCAATCATTTATATGGATTAGAAAAAAGCTATAACTTCAGGTTTTCTAAATATTCTTCAAGTTTTGAAGAAATAGGCTTTGAACAAGAATTAACAATAGATCAGGGAGGGCAAGGCGTTTACAAGATTGAAATTATAGACGCATCTGTTAATACATTTAAAGCCAGAGCAGTTTCGGTTAAAGATTTTGATGATGATGGTAATTACAATACTTGGGAAATTGACCATAGAAAAATTCTCTTAGAAACCGTCAAAGATTAAATTTTTGCTCCTAACTACTACCATAATACTTATTGTTATCCTACTTTTAATCCTTGTTCAGGATGTAAAGCATAGGGCTATTCACTATGTTTTACCTTTAGCCTTGTTTGTTGTAGGTCTTAGCCGTTTTATATATTTAAAGCAAAATTTTAACGAGTTATTCATAACCTCAAGCTTTTTGTTTTTAGTCTTGCTAGGTCTTTTTATCTATTTTTCAATAAAGTCTAAAAAAATAATCAATCCAATAAATAGTGCAATAGGCTTAGGTGACATTATCTTTTTTATAGCGATAATCCCTTTGTTTTATTCAACCACTTATATTCTATTCTTTATTACAGGCATGTTGTTTTCTGCACTATGCCATTTGCTTTTTAATAAAAGGAAAGAGTTACACGTGCCTTTAGCAGGCTACCTCTCTCTCTATTTATTAGTCTTTATTCTGTTAAACAAAGCCACTACTACAGAGTTGTTTTATACCCACAACATTTTATGGTAAATAGCGATGACATCCATATTAGCGTAGAGATACAGCAACTAATAAATGCTGAAGTTGCTCAGCACTATAGAGTGATTCCCAGTGCTATTTCTAATAATGAGTTAATTTTATATACTGCAGATTCTAATACTAACGATAGTCTTGAAGAATTAGAGATGATTCTTGGGTATTCTATAAAATTAATGCCGATTTCAGAACAGAGGATTTCGAAAGCATTATCGGTATATTATCGTAAAAACGAATATAAAACAGAAGACAAAACAGTAAATTTAAATAACGAAGATTTTCTAGAAAATCTCATTTTTGAAGCAAAAGGAATGTCTAGTAGTGATATTCATTTTGAGGTTTATGAGGAAGAAGCGAGAGTACGTTTAAGAATCGATGGTTTACTTATTGAGAAATACAGAATCCCAAAAGAAAATTATTTAGAACTCGTTAATAAAGTTAAGATTAAAGCAAATCTTGATATTACCGAAAAACGCTTACCTCAAGACGGTAGAATAAATTATAGCGATTTTGATATTCGTGTGTCTATTTTACCAACATTGCATGGCGAAAAAATAGTGATGCGTATTTTAGGAAAAGATGCTTCAAACATAGATTTGGATCAACTTGGTTTTGAAGCTGAAGAAAAAGAAATTTATCTTGAAGGGGTTAAAAACACTAACGGTATAGTATTAATAAGTGGGCCAACAGGATCGGGAAAAACAACCACACTGTATGCAACTTTAAAGCTTTTAAATAAAATTAGAAGCAATATTGTAACCGTTGAAGACCCTATAGAATATACACTTAAAGGCATTAATCAAGTGCAGCTTAAAGAAGATATTGGGCTAACATTCACGAGTGCTTTACGTTCCTTTTTAAGACAGGATCCAGACATTATTATGCTGGGTGAAATAAGAGATGCAGAAACAGCTAAAATGGCGATTAGAGCATCCTTAACTGGACATTTGGTTTTGTCTACCATACACACAAACTCGGCTTTAGGAACCATTTCTAGGTTAGTAGATATGGGTGTACCTGCTTTTCTAATTGCTGAAACATTAAACGTTTCGGTGGCACAGCGTTTATTAAGAAAATTATGTGTGTCTTGCAAAGAAGTGCATGATTTTGATGAAAAAGAACTCCCAAGAAATTTCAATCCGCCTCACAAAATTAAAGCGCATTATAAAGCTAAGGGGTGTGAAGCATGTTATTACACAGGTTATAAGGGACGTCGAGCTATTTACGAAGTTATCCCTGTAAATCAAGAGTTAGCCAATAGAATAAAAACAGATGCTCAAAACTTAGAGCAAAATAGAATAGAAAATATAGAAAAACTATCAGATAAAGCATTTAAGCTATTTGCTAGTGGGGAGACCTCATTAGAAGAAGTATATGCGATATTGATAAACGGATAATATGAAAAAAACAGTTATAGTATTAATGTTGTTTTTTGCTTACTTATGTCAGGGACAACAACTGACATTAAATGAGATAGAGCAAAAATTTGAAGTACTGTCTAAAGAGCAGCCTGGACTTAACGAGAAAGTAGAATCTGAAGTCACAGGTCTTAATTTATACACCTTTATAAGTTCGTTGGCGTTAGAACATAAGTTGAATGTCGATGTTGACCCAAGTTTAAACACAATAGTAGAGAGTAATTATTTTGACGTTCCTGTAAAGGAGGTTTTGACTTTCTTAATTAAGCAGCACAATATTGAAGTTGAATTTGTAAATCAATTTATTGTTTTTAAGAAGCAAAAGGAAAAAGAAAAAGTCATAGAAAAGCGCGTAGAAAAACTTATAGACGTTAAATACAACAAAGCAAATCAATTTTTGTCTGTAAATTTAAAAAATGATTCTTTACCAGGAGTAGCAGAAAAAATAACCAAGGAATCTGGAAAAAATATTATTATTTCACCTGCTGTTAAAGGTATTAAAGTCACAGGGTACTTTCAAAATAGGCCATTTGATGATATTTTAAACATGATTGGGCAATCCAACGGTTTAATAGTCACTAAAAATGAAAATGGTTCTTATTTTATTGAAAAAGACGAAACACCAAAAGAGATAAAAACTGTTGTCACTAATTCGAATATATCAAACAGAAGAAGAAAAGGAACACAAAATAATACAGGGCAATCTGAAGGAGAAGGGTTTTATGAAGTAACCACTTCAAACTCTGGGTTTCTAAATATTAATGCTAAAGAAGCAGAAGTTACCGACCTTTTAATGGAAGCAGCAGAGCAGTTGAAGCTAAACTATTACATGTATTCCTTACCAGACGATATAAAAACAACATTAGTGGCTAGCGAAATTAGTTTTAATGATCTTTTAACTATTGCTTTTCGAGGTAAAGAGTATACTTACAATCAAGACGATTCTGGGTTTTATTTTATAGGGAAAAGAAGTGAAGAGGGGCTGCGTGAGACAGAATTAATTCAATTAGAGAATAGAACTATTGAAAGTGTGATGAACTCTATTCCTGCAGAATTAAAAAAAGATCTCGAAGTTAAAGAATTTCCAGAATTAAATGGTTTAATTGTTTCTGGGTCCAAGCCCAAAATTGAAGAATTGCGACTCTATATTTATCAAATTGATATCGTAGTCCCAATGGTACAATTGGAAGTTTTTATTGTTCAGTATAATAAATCTCATGACATTCAAACAGGATTAAAAGCAGGTTTAGATCCTGATGGAAAAGATAGAGTAACCTCTGGTATTTTATTTCCTACTGGTGATGTCAATTTGAATGCGAAGTCTGTCAATAACTTAATAGATATCTTTAATGGTTTTGGTATTTTTAATTTAGGAAAAGTTACAGAGCAGTTTTATGCGAGTTTACAGTATTTAGAAAATAATTCAATAGTAAAACTGGAATCTACTCCTAAAATAGCAACTTTAAGTGGTCATGAAGCAACGTTAACCATAGGAGAAACCAGTTATTATTTTGAACAGAATAATAATATTTTTAATTCAGGATTGAACCCTACAATAACACAGTCTGGAACTTGGAAGCCAACAGAAGCCAATCTAAGCGTAACAATTAAGCCTTTTGTTTCAAAAGATGAGCAAATTACTTTAAAATTAAGGGTTGAAAAAAACTCATTCCTAGGTAGGGCAGGAGAGAACGCACCTCCAGGAAAAGCGACGCAATCTTTCGATTCTGAAATACGAGTTAAAAATAACGAAATGACACTTCTTGGCGGTTTAGATGAACTCACAAGAGAAAACTCGGGAACTGGTGTGCCCTTTTTATCTAGAATTCCAGTCTTGAAATGGTTCTTTAGTGGTCGGTCTAAAAAGAAATCGAAATCAAAATTACATATTTTGATTAAACCAACAGTCACGTATTGATGATTAGTAGTTTAAAAAATAAATTATTAAAACATACAGCAGTAACCGTTGTAGGCTTACACTTTAAAAATGAAGGTGTAGTCTATAACGTCTTAAAAGTATCTCAAGAAAAAAATAAATTATTAATTATAGAGCAATCATCATACGATACGTTTGATGCATTGGAAAAAGCCGTAGACAATAAATCTCCTGTTATATTAAACTTTTCTGGAAAAGGGGTTCTAAACAAAAAAACAGCCAATGTTCCAGATTACAAATCTAAAGCATTGCTAAATGTTGATAAAAATGATTTTTATTTTTATGAACACCTTCAGAAAAAGCATGTTTTCATTTCTGTTATAAGAAAAGAGAAAGTACAGGAATATATTAGTCTCTTCAATGCCTCTAATTATTTAATTATAGATTATAGTATAGGTCCATTTATCACGTCTCTATTAGCGTATGTTACAGAAAAAGAAAGTTTTATTGCCAACACGACGGAGTTGTTTGTTTCTGAAAATAAGCTGTCAGATTTTAAAATAACACAAGAGAAGAGCGTATTAACCATAGATGATCAAGAGCTATCTGAAAAAGAAACGGTGCTTTTAGGTTCTGCTATTAATTATTTTCAACCTTCTGAGGAGTTTGTTTATGATAAGGATTTTCTGATAAAGAATAAAGAAGAAGCCAGTTTTAAAAAGTATTATCAGTTATTAGGAATGTTTATTCTTGGTGGTTTTTTTGTTTTATTATTACTTAGTTATTTGTTGTTAGGTCATTATAATGATAAGGTTGTAAATACCAATTCAAGTATTCAATCGGTACAGGAAACGTTTGATATTATTAAAGAACTTCAAAGCGATAGAGATAATAAAAGAGAGATTTTAAATGAATCTGGTGTTTTCACTAATAGGTTTCTTTCATTTTATGCCAACGAATTAACCACAAATCTGCCTAGTACGATCACATTAAGTGAGTTTCATGTTTTTCCTTACAGCAAAAAGGTCAAGCCATTAGAGAAAATTAAATTTAATGAAAATAGCATCACTCTAAAAGGAGAATCAGCATCAAATATTAACTTTAATAACTGGTATAAAGGACTTAAAAAAGTAGAGTGGATTTCAAAATTAGACATTATAGTCTATAAATCGAATAAGAGTAATAATTACGATTTCGAAATTAAACTGATGATTAAATAAGATGTTTGATAATTTAACATATAAGCAGAAGTTCTATATCTTAATACTCATTGGAGTTGTTTTAAGTATTACAGCCTATAAGAGATCTTTCAAATTAACACTTAATTCGTATAACGAAAGCAAACAATTGTCTGAAAGATTAGATTTTATAAACGAATCGTCTAGCGATATTGGAGTATTAGACAGCGAAATTAAATTCCTAAATAACTTAATTGGAG
It contains:
- a CDS encoding type IV pilin protein; this translates as MNKKINRKEYLEAYSLTEILIVLAIIGILLMMVLPNQTSVVAQARSIEAQKMLNHLYGLEKSYNFRFSKYSSSFEEIGFEQELTIDQGGQGVYKIEIIDASVNTFKARAVSVKDFDDDGNYNTWEIDHRKILLETVKD
- a CDS encoding prepilin peptidase; the protein is MLLTTTIILIVILLLILVQDVKHRAIHYVLPLALFVVGLSRFIYLKQNFNELFITSSFLFLVLLGLFIYFSIKSKKIINPINSAIGLGDIIFFIAIIPLFYSTTYILFFITGMLFSALCHLLFNKRKELHVPLAGYLSLYLLVFILLNKATTTELFYTHNILW
- a CDS encoding GspE/PulE family protein, which gives rise to MVNSDDIHISVEIQQLINAEVAQHYRVIPSAISNNELILYTADSNTNDSLEELEMILGYSIKLMPISEQRISKALSVYYRKNEYKTEDKTVNLNNEDFLENLIFEAKGMSSSDIHFEVYEEEARVRLRIDGLLIEKYRIPKENYLELVNKVKIKANLDITEKRLPQDGRINYSDFDIRVSILPTLHGEKIVMRILGKDASNIDLDQLGFEAEEKEIYLEGVKNTNGIVLISGPTGSGKTTTLYATLKLLNKIRSNIVTVEDPIEYTLKGINQVQLKEDIGLTFTSALRSFLRQDPDIIMLGEIRDAETAKMAIRASLTGHLVLSTIHTNSALGTISRLVDMGVPAFLIAETLNVSVAQRLLRKLCVSCKEVHDFDEKELPRNFNPPHKIKAHYKAKGCEACYYTGYKGRRAIYEVIPVNQELANRIKTDAQNLEQNRIENIEKLSDKAFKLFASGETSLEEVYAILING
- a CDS encoding type II secretion system protein GspD, whose product is MKKTVIVLMLFFAYLCQGQQLTLNEIEQKFEVLSKEQPGLNEKVESEVTGLNLYTFISSLALEHKLNVDVDPSLNTIVESNYFDVPVKEVLTFLIKQHNIEVEFVNQFIVFKKQKEKEKVIEKRVEKLIDVKYNKANQFLSVNLKNDSLPGVAEKITKESGKNIIISPAVKGIKVTGYFQNRPFDDILNMIGQSNGLIVTKNENGSYFIEKDETPKEIKTVVTNSNISNRRRKGTQNNTGQSEGEGFYEVTTSNSGFLNINAKEAEVTDLLMEAAEQLKLNYYMYSLPDDIKTTLVASEISFNDLLTIAFRGKEYTYNQDDSGFYFIGKRSEEGLRETELIQLENRTIESVMNSIPAELKKDLEVKEFPELNGLIVSGSKPKIEELRLYIYQIDIVVPMVQLEVFIVQYNKSHDIQTGLKAGLDPDGKDRVTSGILFPTGDVNLNAKSVNNLIDIFNGFGIFNLGKVTEQFYASLQYLENNSIVKLESTPKIATLSGHEATLTIGETSYYFEQNNNIFNSGLNPTITQSGTWKPTEANLSVTIKPFVSKDEQITLKLRVEKNSFLGRAGENAPPGKATQSFDSEIRVKNNEMTLLGGLDELTRENSGTGVPFLSRIPVLKWFFSGRSKKKSKSKLHILIKPTVTY